From the genome of Bos indicus x Bos taurus breed Angus x Brahman F1 hybrid chromosome 19, Bos_hybrid_MaternalHap_v2.0, whole genome shotgun sequence:
ACTGAGTGACCTTGGCCCTCACAcatttctgtgcctcagtctcctcatctataaaacgggTATAATAAGAGTGTCCATTCTGGAGTCATTGTAAGGCTTCAGTGAGTTACTGTTTGTGAAGTGGTTTGCCCAGGGCCTGGTGTTCTGCGTGTCAGCAGCTATTCTACCAAGGAAGAAGCCTCAAGCTTGCTATGGGATCTCTACCACCTGGCACTTCCTAACCATCTTTGTTTCCAACAGAAGTCAACACTATCCAGCtggaatttataatattttttaacctGTTTATTTGTAAGGCTTTCTTAACAAGTGACATCAGCCTTCTAGTTACAGTCCTGATTTATCCTGaggataaatttaaaatttatccacAAAGACAAAATTCTTCAAGGTGGCACCCAGTGGCTGGGGTTTGGCAAACCCTGGTAACCTCCACGTGATTCCATCTTCTTTGAGCTCAAACGAGGCAGAGGCTTCCCCGACCTCCGGGCTTTCACTCTTGCCCCATAAGCCTCCTTCCTTGGTCAGGCGGCTGCTCTGCCCTCTTGCCCTAGTCAGACTTCTTGATTGTTCAAGACCCTGGAGAGCGCCAGAGCCACCTTTGGGGCCCCTGAGCCCTTCTGAAACCGGCCTTGGCAGTAGATTAGACCCTCAGCCACCCTTTATCTCGGCCTCGTGACTCTCGCTAGTGGATTCCGTCACCCCCCTCAAGGGGCGGGGGATCCTGTCAGCGCCGCCCTCTGACCCGTGGCCCGACCCGCGGCCCCCTAACCGTCGTCGCCCCGCCCCGAACGGCTCAGCCCCGCCCCGCTGCAGGTTAAGAGGCCCCTGAAGGCAGGAGCTCCTGACAGACGGTCACTTGGTGGGGGGGCGATCCGGTCTGGTTGTCATGGCGACGGTGCGGATGGCCTGGGCCCTGTGGGCAGCGCCTGCGGGCAGGAGGCTCCGGGGCCCCCGAGGCACGGGGAGCGCCCGAAGGCTGAGCTGCGGCGCGCGGCGGCAGGCGACCAGGGGTACCAGCCCGGGACGCCGGCTCAGCACTGCTTGGGGGCCGGCTCAGCTAGCCCAAGAGGAGGCCGAGGGAGGCAAGGACGACGTCCATCCGTCTGCAGCGGAGGAGCCGTTATGGACGCCGCCCCCAGCGCCCCCGGTTCCCCCCGATTCCCCGGGGCCCCCCGCCGGCCGCTCGCTGGTGCAGCGAGACATCCAGACCTTCCTGAACCAGTGCGGGGCCAGTCCCGGGGAGGCGCGCCACTGGCTCACGCAGTTCCAGGCCTGCCATCACTCCGCCGACAGGCCCTTCGCCGTCATCGAGGTGAGCCGAGCCCGGCGTCGGGCTGGGTCACAGACCGGGCGTGGGGGCTGTGTGCCAATGTGTCGCCGGGCCTGGCAGGACGGGCTGTCGATTGGGGAGGGGAACCAGGAAGGGGATCAACGGAGCCCTAACGAGCGCCCGGGACTGGGAGAGGCCGCGGCCCTCTAAAAGCCTGGCTCCCAGCCCGGGTGAGGAGTCTGGGGTCTCCAGCCCGTGGAATATGATGCGCCAGAGTAGTCCTCCCACCCTGGGCACAGTTAGGGGTTCAGTTGGCCATTGGGGAACCTGGAGAGAAGCTGCCTGTGTCACCCCTCCCCCTAAGGTGTCCTAGAGTCCAAGGTCGCAGGGAGGAGCCGAGCGAGGAACGCTAGTGTGAGATAAGAGGATGATGGTAAGACCCAACAGGGCAAAGGGCAGAGCAGGTGGGCGCAGGTGACCAGAAATGGGGTCTGATAACTCCTGGCCAGGATGGGGATCCCCCAGAGGGGACCCTGAGGACCAGGCTGGAGGAACGAGCAGGTGAGGAAGGAGTCAGGGTGGGCGTCTTGCCCCCTGAACACCCAGTTCTCCGCAGGTGGATGAGGAGGTGGTGAAGTGCCCGAAGGCCGTATCCAGCCTGGCCTTCGCCCTGGCCTTCCTGCAGCGCATGGACATGAAGCCGTTGGTGGTCTTGGGGCTGCCTGCTCCCACGGCGCCCTCGGGCTGTCTTTCCTTCTGGGAAGCCAAGGCACAGCTCGCCCAGAGATGCAAGGTGCTGGTGGACGCCCTGCGGCACAATGCGGCAGCTGCCGTGCCTTTTTTTGGCGGCGGGTCTGTGCTGAGCGCTGCTGAGCCAGCCCCTCACGCCAGGTGAGTGCCGACCCTGCCTATCCCGGCGTCCTCGGATCACGCCACTCCGCCTGCGCAGCCCCAGCCCCGCGGGGCCCGGAGGCGATCTCCTTGAGCCCCGCGTCTGGCCCACAGCTATGGTGGCATCGTCTCCGTGGAGACCGATCTGCTCCAGTGGTGCCTGGAGTCCGGAAGCATCCCCATCCTGTGTCCCATTGGGGAGACCGCCGCGCGCCGCTCGGTGCTCCTGGACTCGCTGGAGGTGACCGCGTCTCTGGCTAAGGCGCTGCGGCCCACCAAAATCatcttcctcaacaccacaggCGGCCTGCACGACGGCAGTCACAAGGTGTGTCTCTTCCTTTCGGGTTCCAGTCCCCGTGCCTCCGCACCTCCGCTGAGCATCTCTCTTGCGGCCCCTGCACGCCTCCCTTATGGGCCGCAGAGTCAGTCTCTTCGAAGCCGCAAGGGTCGGGAATGGAGTGTCAGGGAGGGATTCAGCCTACGGTGTTTAGATCTGAGCTCTCCCTGGTGGAGGACTCCGGGAAGAAGTAAGGGAAAAGGGGTTAAGTGAGGAGAGGTCCGTAGGGCGGGGACGCAGTCCTGGTGCGGCTGCAGGTCGGAGGCTCACCCCCTAGTCCGGGACACAGGTCCTGAGTAACGTCAATCTGCCCGCTGACCTGGACCTGGTGACCAATGCCGACTGGGTGAGCACTAAAGAACGCCAGCGGATTCGGCTCATCGTGGACGTACTCAGTCGCCTGCCCCATCACTCCTCCGCCGTCATCACCGCTGCCAGCATGTTGCTCACGGAGCTCTTCAGCAACAGGGGTGAGGGCGAGGGCAGGGGCGCGCCGGAgtttggggggggcggggggcaggagaAGCCACAGAAAAGGCTTCCTGCCCTTGCCAAACCTGGGGGAGGTTTGCAAGGAGGTGGACCGGCCTGGGCTGGAACTTGGGTGCAACTAGGCAGGTGGGCGGGACTTGGCTGTGTGGGAGGAACCACAGACCCAGGGGACCCAAGTGGAAtgggtagctcagttggtaaataatccgcctgcaaggcaggaaaccccggttcgattcctggatcgggaagataccctgcacaagggataggctacccactccaatattctcgggcttctctggtggctcagatggtaaagaatccgtctgcaatgcgggagatctgggttcggaagatcccctggagagggcatggcaacccattccagtattcttgccaggagaatcccaatggacagaggagcctggcgggctacctccaaggggtcacaaagagtccgacacgactaagcgactaagtacacacacagcAGAGGAGAGGTGGGCGGGGCCAGGAGCCGGGTGGGCAGGGATGGGCGGGACTAGGGGAAGTAAGTGGAACCACAGGTGAGGGGGGAACTCCAGGGACGAACTGCCTAGGAAAAGCATCTCCCTGAGTGAAAAACACAGACAAGTCTATGCAGACCATAGGAAGCATCTCATTGTGGAGAGCTCCCAAAGAAGGTAATTGTCCCACCAGCCACCTTCCTGTCTGGAACCTCCACCAGGCTGCGCAAACGTAGGAGTGGAGGGGACCCGGATCTCGGGCTGAACGAACTGCTCCTCCTTCATCCCACCCCCAGGTTCGGGGACGCTGTTCAAGACCTGCGAGCGGACGCTGCGAGTGCGCTGCCTGGACAGCCTGGACCAGGGCCGCCTCGTGAACCTGGTCAACGCCAGCTTCGGCAAAAAGCTCCGGGACGACTACTTGGCCTCGTTGCGCCCGAGGCTGCACTCTGTCTACTTCTCTGAGGGGTGAGCCTGAGGCCCCAGAGGGCAGGGGCCACGGGACAAGCCGGAGAGCTTTGGGTCAAGAAGAGGTCCCAGCCTGCCTCTCCCCCGCTGCGCCAGGTACAACGCGGCCGCCATTCTGACCACGGAGCCGGTACTGGGGGGGACCCCGTATCTAGACAAGTTTGTGGTGAGCTCCAGCCGCCAGGGCCAAGGCTCCGGCCAGATGCTGTGGGAGTGCCTGCGGCGGGACCTGAAGACACTTTTCTGGCGCTCCCGGGTCACCAACCCCATCAATCCCTGGTAGGTTCTGCCCTTCCTGGCTCCCCTCTCCAGCTCTCACCAGCCATGCGGGGGATCCACCAGCCTGGAAGGCTGGGCTTCCCCTCCTTTCATTAGCCACCCTTCCCCCATGAGAGATGGCCCGCACATCAGTGTGGCCCCACATTCCCCAGGGAGCAGACCACACATGGAGCCTGAGATTTCTCTAGAGGCAGAGCACACTTAACTCTGCTTTGTCCTGTTAAGGTAGATGCCTTGAAGACAGTCTGCACCGGGCACACAGCCTGCCTCTCCCAGGGTCTGGAGAAATTCAGCCTCTTACCATTTTAGTCCAGGCCCAGCTGCCAAGCTCTGACCCCATTGCATCTCCAGTGGGACGCcccctcctctctttccttctgcagCTATCTATCCCCTCATTCCCCTACTACTCTGCTCTGTGGGCACCAAGAACAGAACAAGAACCCTTCCCCAGGCTGCACAGCCAAGGCAGTGTGGAGAGAGGAAAAGGCAGCCTCACTCTAACcctcctagctgtgtgactctggctAGTTagctaacttctctgagccttagctGCTCCTCTGTGAAAATAGCATAACACCAGGCTATTGGCTGGTGCTATGAGAATAAAATCAGATTACAAACCTCAGGTTCTAGCAGAGTGTACAGCACATACAAGCATACCCCAGAGATATTACCAGTTTGGTTCCAGACCTCCActataaagtgaatattgcaatgAAGCAAaccacatgaattttttggtttcctggtATGTATGAATGTTTACACTATATTGTAGCCTGTTAAGTGTGAaatagcattatatctaaaaaaacaatgtacatacctcaaatttaaaatagttttattactAAAAACTGCTAACCATCACTTGAGCCTTCAGTGAGCagtctttttgctggtggagggtttgaaatatttcaagaattaccaaaatgcaacaaagagacatgaagtgagaaaACATCTGTTGGAAAAATGACACTGCTAAGACTTGCTCCACACAGGGTTTCTGAAAACCTTGAACTTGTAAAAAACACAGTACCTGCAAAGCacaatgtgctaagttgcttcagtcgtgtctgactgtttgtaaccctatggacggtagcctgccaggctcctctgtccttaggttctccaggcaagagtactggagtgggctgccataccctcctccagggtatcctccatacccagggattgaacccaggtctcttatgtctcctgcacttgcaggcgggttctttaccactagcgccaccttagTGAAACACAAAATGTGGTGTGCCAGTAGTAGCTTCTCAATAAATGAACCAGTGAGTAgtgagccctgctgctgctgctaagtcacttcagttgtgtccgactctgtgcgaccccatagacggcagcccaccaggctcccccgtccctgggattctcaaggcaattacactggagtgggttgccatttccttctccaatgcatgaaagtgaaaagtgaaagtgaagtcactcagtcgtgtccgaccctcaacgaccccatggactgcagccttccaggctcctccgtccatgggattttccaagcaagaatactggagtggggtgccattgccttctccggtagtgAGCCCTGGCCTTGCCTAAAACCtatctcccacccccaccaggtaCTTCAAACACAGTGATGGCAGCTTCTCCAACAAGCAGTGGATCTTCTTCTGGTTTGGTCTGGCCGATATCCGGGACTCTTATGAGCTGGTCAACCATGCCAAGGGGCTACCGGACTCCTTTTGCAAGCCAGCTTCTGACCCAGGCAGCTGACCCTCTCTACCAGCCCTTCAGGCCCTGGGACAGCCAGTGTGGACTAAAGGCCGTGCCTGCTGGAGGAGACCCAAGGCAGCCACAGGCCGGACCAGACATGCTGGCTGAGTGAACTGCAGAGGAAGCAGCAGCTGTTACTCTACCCTGCCCAGAGAAGGGTACCCAAGGGAGGACAAGCACAGGAAGGAAAAGGGCCTGCCCAAGACCCCCTACTTGCTCCAAAGCCACAACCAGATGGCTCTGAATTTTCAGTCTAGGAatttggagggaggagggcttGCCTTTAAGGGCTCTACTCAAGGCTGAGGGTGGGCCAGTGTCTTTGACCACTGTGCTGTTTTGAGGCTTCCTTGCCCAAAATATCACCCACATCTGCCTTATATTCCACCATTCATTTTAATTCCTTCAGGTCTTAAAACATCTCAGGAGGCCTTGATTAAAATGCAAGTACTTGTCTGAAAGTCAGCTCACACTTGAAATTAGCACTGACCCTCTGGGAGCAACATCTTGCGGGCTGGGGAACCAGGGGTCTCCTAGAGGAAGAGAAGAGCTAAACGAGGCCCAGGCCCCGAGATGAATGCTGCCACCACCTCCCTCAGCCAACTGTCAGCAGCCCACTGAGGGGCTACCCTACCCCTCAGTTAGGAAACACCTTCTGTTCCACAAACCGGACTGACAGCAGCCCCACCTCCCTTGCCAGGCAGGGCTCAGAGCCAAGCCCAGACTGGGAGGTCTTCCCCTTGGCCCCCCTGGAGGTTGTGTCTCCATCTTTGCAGGAGTGGGACATCTCAGACAGGCCAAAGTCCAAAGCCTGAGGTTGCACTCGGCATTTCTGACCCCTACGATGTGCCAGGCTCCACACTGGCTGCTGAGGCTACTTTCTGTCAGGAGGTGTGTGGATGTGTAGGGAGGGGACCAGGGGCTGTTGAGAGACCAACTCCCCTAGAGCAGCCTGTCTTCCCTGAAGAGAGGGGTGGCGTCGAGCACACAGCTGGGTGTGGGCTTTAGACAGACCGGGCCTGGAATCCAGATCTGTGGTTTCAGGCTAGTAGCTCAACCTCTGAGCCTCcatctcctcatctgtgaaatgaaaattcCTCAGCCTCAGAGTGGACCCTTAATCAGTCCTCTCCTTCTAGTTGCCCTCGCCAAAGATTTCTCTCAAAAGAGCTGGCACCAAATGGGGAGGAAAAGACAAGCCATGAGAGGGAGTGAGTGAAGGTCAAAGCGTGTACTGCAGGGAGCATTTGCAGACTTGAAAAGAGAGCCCAAGGACAGTGGGGATTCTCAGGACAGGGGCAAGGTCATGGGTGGGTCAAGGTGGGCCTTACCCGGGTATGGGCTTTCAAGAAACCCAAGATCAATCCCAGCCAATAGCAAAGTGCCCCGTGGGGAGAACAGAGAAGCAAAGCCAAACgtctatataaaatgtttaattttggaGGACTGTGTGGTCTGGTGTTTGGGAGGGCATTCACCCACAACAGGCCAACCACGGAGCTGGAAACAGAAGGCCAGAGGCAGGAAGCTGGCCactgcctgccccacccctgcaCACTCCAGAGTAGACTGGGGCCTGCTCTGCCCTAGAGGTGGGTGACAGCTAGTGCTGTGTCTGCTCCTGGCACACCCTGAGAGCCCACGACTTGCGTAGTGCCCAGCCCCTCTACTCCACCTGGGCCTGATCCATGTGTCAATACATACACTGGGTTTCAGTCTCAGAAAAGCACTGCAGAGCCTAGCTGCATCTGCCAGGCTCAAAGAAGGATCTTTCACACTGGCTCACTTCCAGTTCCTGGtcttcctccctgtctcccacTCTCAGTGTCCCCCACCCTCAACCCCTGCCCCCATAGCCCTGCCTTACTCCATTTCCTGggacaggagacccaggagaacaGGTGGCCTCAGCTCTCCTCAgaacaaacaggaaaaataaacccGTAGGGCAGAGTCATCAGGGCTCCCACCCCACCAAGGCCTGAGCCCAGGAACTGGGGAAGAGACCTGCCTCTtgccaacatacacacacacacacatgcacataacgCAAAGGATCAAACAGACcaaaatgcataaataaacatAACTGGGCCAGCAAGGAGGAACAGAGGGTGGCCTTTAGTGGCTCCCTGCACCCATTCTCAGACTCGTGCTGCGCAACTCAGCCGTCAGTGGCCAGGATGACAGCGGCCCCGAAGATGCCCACACTCTCTCCAAGGAGCTTCATCTGGTTCCAGAACTCAACGCGTCGCGTGTTGTGCCAGTAGGCCACATTGCCATCAATGAGCAGCATGACCGGGGGCAGCAGGACAGCCAAGATCTGGGCAGCCAGGGTCACGTAGTAGCCCGACAGGAAGGCCAGGGCCAGGACGCCATAGAGCACGAAGAAGAGCTGGACCATCAGCTCCCCGCCCGGGAGATGGTTCAGATACGCCAGCCGGTCCTCCTTGCTGTGCTGCAGTGAGTAGGCCTAGAGACACACCATCCTCTGAGGCTCTGAATAGGCTGAGAAGCCTATTCTGGGAAGGCCACCCCTGAGATGCAAGCCAGCCCCTACCAGGTGGGCTTTCGACTCCCCTCTCAGACTTGGGACTTTCTGAAAATAAGACCTGTGTCTCCCATCAGACAAGGGAGCTCCGTGAGGCCAGGGTCTCTGTCTATCCTGACCCTGGGAGCTCAGAAGGAAAGAGGGTCCACAGTCAGGCTGGGGCTCTCACCTCTGAATACAGAGCTCTTCACATGGGAGATGGTGCTCTGTATCTAAGATGAAGCTAAGTGACTTGAGGCCCGTTGACATTCCCTTCCACACTGGCCCCACTCCCAGCACCAGGGAGGATATAACCGGCTCCCCCAGGCAGCCCCATCAGCTCTAAGTGGCAAAGCCCCAGGTGGGACCTGAACTCTACCAAACCTCTCCTTTGTCCCCTCTCTCAGTCCTCTGGGGGGTGAAGCCATGAGAGGCCCAGTCCCTCTTGTCCTCCTGGCTCTCAGGCTTGGGACTGAATGGTCAATtcaccctcttctctccctggTGCAATAATGTTGGAAGAAGGGACTCTCAGCCAGGTCTCAGGCACTTGAAAGGCTCCCAAGGCCCAGAAGCTGGAGAGGGCAACTGCTGGGAGTCAAGCCCTCAGGAACTACATGCAAGCCTCGTTCTGTCCACCTCCCTGGGTTCTGCCAGGCACCAGGCATCGGTTCACAGCTCACTCCCAGTGAAGCACCTCCAGTTGACAATCCCCCAACCTACCACACAGACGAGGTAGACGCCCAGGAAGACCTGGCCGGTGGACTGGAGGGAACGGCTGCGGGGTTTCCGACGGTACAGCTCCCCAGCACCGCTGGCCAGCACAAGAAAGCCACCAATGATGGCAACTGTGCGTGAGTACATACGGACCTAGGCCAAGGCGAGGGGACCCCAATCAGAAACTGAAGCCATTGCACTTCTCCTGGCTGCCCGGAGTGCAGAACTGCCCATCTCTACACATCCCGGTTCATTTGATGAACCCTCTTTACCATTACCACGAGCAGGTAGAGCAGAGAAAGATAATTCTTTTTATCAGAAgtggaaattgaggcccagaggggTTAATAAACTTGTCCAAGGTCCTACAGAAAGTGGCAGAACCCAGATACCAAGCGttgcccctctccccatccccaggtCTGCACATTCAAAGTTCAATAttctttctgccatagggtatACTTTGTTCCCCAAACTAACCAATGATCTCACTGTCCAGTAGCTATTCTCACACCTGCCTCCCCTAATTGACTGCCAGTCCATTCCTTGCGGGTAATGCCTTGGTCCAGGCTTATCTCCAAGCCTGTAGTACCTGG
Proteins encoded in this window:
- the LOC113877220 gene encoding transmembrane protein 101 isoform X3, producing the protein MGAAVLCASFMSFGVKRRWFALGAALQLAISTYAAYVGGYVHYGDWLKVRMYSRTVAIIGGFLVLASGAGELYRRKPRSRSLQSTGQVFLGVYLVCVAYSLQHSKEDRLAYLNHLPGGELMVQLFFVLYGVLALAFLSGYYVTLAAQILAVLLPPVMLLIDGNVAYWHNTRRVEFWNQMKLLGESVGIFGAAVILATDG
- the LOC113877220 gene encoding transmembrane protein 101 isoform X1, with protein sequence MASKTGSRRWMLQLIMQLGSVLLTRCPFWGCFSQLMLYAERAEARRKPDIPVPYLYFDMGAAVLCASFMSFGVKRRWFALGAALQLAISTYAAYVGGYVHYGDWLKVRMYSRTVAIIGGFLVLASGAGELYRRKPRSRSLQSTGQVFLGVYLVCVAYSLQHSKEDRLAYLNHLPGGELMVQLFFVLYGVLALAFLSGYYVTLAAQILAVLLPPVMLLIDGNVAYWHNTRRVEFWNQMKLLGESVGIFGAAVILATDG
- the NAGS gene encoding N-acetylglutamate synthase, mitochondrial, yielding MATVRMAWALWAAPAGRRLRGPRGTGSARRLSCGARRQATRGTSPGRRLSTAWGPAQLAQEEAEGGKDDVHPSAAEEPLWTPPPAPPVPPDSPGPPAGRSLVQRDIQTFLNQCGASPGEARHWLTQFQACHHSADRPFAVIEVDEEVVKCPKAVSSLAFALAFLQRMDMKPLVVLGLPAPTAPSGCLSFWEAKAQLAQRCKVLVDALRHNAAAAVPFFGGGSVLSAAEPAPHASYGGIVSVETDLLQWCLESGSIPILCPIGETAARRSVLLDSLEVTASLAKALRPTKIIFLNTTGGLHDGSHKVLSNVNLPADLDLVTNADWVSTKERQRIRLIVDVLSRLPHHSSAVITAASMLLTELFSNRGSGTLFKTCERTLRVRCLDSLDQGRLVNLVNASFGKKLRDDYLASLRPRLHSVYFSEGYNAAAILTTEPVLGGTPYLDKFVVSSSRQGQGSGQMLWECLRRDLKTLFWRSRVTNPINPWYFKHSDGSFSNKQWIFFWFGLADIRDSYELVNHAKGLPDSFCKPASDPGS